The Bdellovibrionales bacterium genome contains the following window.
TAATGAAACCGTCCGCCTTCACTTCGCTCACCAGGAACTTCTCGCTGTAGATGGCCGTACTGATCAGGTGACTGCCTTGACCTCTCTCGATGACCACGTCGTTGAGAGCGTGGTACTCAGCGCGGATCTTGCCTTTTCTACGAACGAAGACGTGAATCATCGAGCGCGGGCGAAGGTCCATTTTGTTTTCCAAGGTCTCTTCCAGAACTTTGAAAGCGTCCTCGGCACGGTTGCCGGTCAAAAATCCGAGAGAGCCCATATTGATTCCGACAATCGGAATCTGGCGTCCCTCAAGAATGCGTACAGCGCGCAAGTAAGTTCCATCTCCACCAAGAGCAATTACCAAGCCAATCTTGTCCAAAGACGCAGCTTTGCCTTTGATCGGCTTCGTGCCTGCAATCACAGTCTGTTGAGGAGCTGTGAATACATTGTAGCCTTTGTCCTTAAGCCAAGCCGCGATCTTCTTAGCAAGAGCCACGGCTTCAGCCGTTTGCAGGCGATAGACAAGGGCGATGTTTTTATTATCTTTCAGGATCAGCTTCTGCTCGGCCATTAAACCAGACCGTCCCTTCGCAAAAGAGCGTTAGGATCCGGCTCACGACCGCGGAATTTTTTATAGAGATCCATCGGATGCTCAGTCCCGCCACGGCTCAAAACGTTTTCTTTAAACTTCTGAGCGACCTCCGCATTGAACAAACCTTTTTCCTGGAAGTATTCAAAGGCATCGGCATCCAAAACTTCAGCCCACTTGTAAGAGTAGTAACCAGCAGAATAACCGCCGGCGAAAATATGGCTGAAAGAGCAAGACGTGTTCGTACCAGCGACTTTCGGCATGATGCGAGTCACTTCCGTTGCTTGAGTTTCGAAAACATCGACGTCAGCAATCTTAGAAGGATCTTGAGAGTACCAAGCCATATCCAAAAGACCGAATTGCAATTGGCGCAGAGACATCCAGCCGGCTAGGTATTTAGACGACTTTTTGATCTTCGCAACAAGGTCCGCAGGAATTGGCGCATTCGTCTCATAGTGTTTCGCAAACACATCGAGGCCTTCTTTTTCACCAACCCAGTTTTCCATGATCTGTGAAGGAAGCTCTACGAAGTCCCAATATACATTGGTACCGCTCAAAGAACGGTACGTGCAATCTGAAAGCATGCCGTGCAAAGCATGACCGAACTCGTGGAAGAGCGTGCGCACTTCATCATAAGATAACAAAGACGGCTTTGTCGGAGTTGGCTTCGTGAAGTTACAAACGATGCTCACATGCGGACGTTTCACATCACCATTGAGCAAGCCTTGATCGCGG
Protein-coding sequences here:
- a CDS encoding NAD(+)/NADH kinase gives rise to the protein MAEQKLILKDNKNIALVYRLQTAEAVALAKKIAAWLKDKGYNVFTAPQQTVIAGTKPIKGKAASLDKIGLVIALGGDGTYLRAVRILEGRQIPIVGINMGSLGFLTGNRAEDAFKVLEETLENKMDLRPRSMIHVFVRRKGKIRAEYHALNDVVIERGQGSHLISTAIYSEKFLVSEVKADGFIIASPTGSTAYNLAAGGPILHPEAKVFVVTPVAPHSLTSRPLILPDDLHMSFKMDARSQKAQLIVDGQNETEITPEDEVVIKRSQYDHWVVRAPKHNYFHLLREKLKFGDRA